A region of Desulfocurvibacter africanus subsp. africanus DSM 2603 DNA encodes the following proteins:
- the pgsA gene encoding CDP-diacylglycerol--glycerol-3-phosphate 3-phosphatidyltransferase: MFNLPNSLSLARIATIPFIVVLLYYPSRITCLLAMLVFMLASLTDLVDGFIARRWNIVTTVGKFLDPLADKLLIGAILIMLVHLGWIEAWICIIIISRELAVTGLRAIAADYGMIIAADSFGKLKTILQIAALCPLTLHYPWFGLDPKPIGMVCLYAALVLTVFSGGKYFYGFSRNWISKETA; this comes from the coding sequence ATGTTCAACTTACCGAATTCACTGAGTCTGGCGCGTATCGCCACGATACCTTTTATAGTTGTCCTGCTGTATTATCCGTCCAGAATCACTTGTCTGTTAGCCATGCTCGTATTCATGTTGGCCTCTCTGACGGACTTGGTGGATGGTTTCATCGCCCGCCGCTGGAACATCGTAACTACAGTGGGCAAGTTTCTTGATCCACTAGCGGACAAGCTGCTCATTGGCGCTATTCTGATAATGTTGGTCCATCTGGGTTGGATCGAGGCCTGGATATGCATAATCATCATTAGCAGAGAATTGGCAGTTACTGGCCTGCGCGCCATTGCTGCGGATTATGGAATGATCATTGCAGCTGATAGCTTCGGCAAGCTTAAAACGATATTGCAGATTGCGGCGCTTTGCCCGCTTACACTGCATTATCCATGGTTCGGTCTGGACCCGAAGCCAATCGGTATGGTCTGCCTGTATGCGGCACTGGTTTTAACAGTGTTTTCCGGCGGTAAGTATTTTTATGGCTTCTCACGAAATTGGATTAGCAAGGAAACAGCTTGA
- a CDS encoding Mrp/NBP35 family ATP-binding protein encodes MGQCIGWPQGNEEGKPHPRLTLQDQRISSVLENIRYTIFVMSGKGGVGKSSISVNIAAALAAMGYRVGLLDVDIHGPSVPNLLALKGQLEVEHGSVIKPKRYNDNLHVVSMASLLRDPDQAVLWRGPMKTSAIRQFIADVDWGHLDFLVVDSPPGTGDEHMTILKLIPNALCLIVTTPQEISLADVRKAINFLQYAQANILGVVENMSGLICPHCNQVIDLFKKGGGRELAESYGLPFLGSVPLDPATVVAGDLGKPVVLLREDTPAKQALLELGERIALEAERSLEAAAMAPSV; translated from the coding sequence ATGGGGCAGTGTATTGGCTGGCCTCAAGGCAACGAGGAGGGAAAGCCCCATCCCAGGCTTACCCTGCAGGATCAGCGCATCAGCAGCGTCCTGGAGAATATCCGTTACACGATTTTTGTCATGAGCGGCAAAGGCGGAGTGGGTAAGAGTTCCATTTCCGTTAATATTGCCGCGGCGCTTGCTGCCATGGGATATCGAGTCGGGCTTCTGGATGTGGATATCCATGGCCCCAGCGTGCCTAATCTCCTGGCCCTTAAGGGGCAGTTGGAAGTTGAGCATGGCTCCGTCATAAAGCCCAAGCGGTATAATGACAATTTGCACGTTGTTTCCATGGCCTCACTTTTGCGCGATCCGGATCAAGCTGTTCTTTGGCGCGGTCCCATGAAGACCTCGGCCATCAGGCAGTTCATTGCCGACGTGGATTGGGGGCATCTGGATTTCTTGGTGGTGGATTCTCCCCCCGGCACGGGTGACGAGCATATGACCATCCTGAAGCTTATCCCTAATGCGCTGTGCCTCATCGTGACCACTCCCCAGGAGATATCTTTGGCGGATGTGCGTAAGGCAATCAACTTTTTACAATATGCCCAGGCCAATATTTTGGGGGTCGTGGAAAATATGAGCGGGCTTATTTGCCCGCACTGCAACCAGGTGATTGATCTGTTTAAAAAAGGTGGCGGTCGGGAGCTTGCCGAGAGCTATGGGTTACCGTTCCTCGGATCAGTGCCGCTGGATCCTGCCACCGTTGTTGCTGGTGACTTGGGCAAACCCGTTGTCCTGCTTAGGGAGGACACTCCGGCCAAGCAGGCTTTGTTGGAACTGGGCGAGCGTATTGCTCTGGAAGCCGAAAGGAGCCTTGAGGCTGCGGCTATGGCGCCATCTGTCTGA
- a CDS encoding protein-L-isoaspartate(D-aspartate) O-methyltransferase, whose product MIDPKYRRERMVREQLEARGIRDQDVLRAMRTVPRHLFVQEALASQAYDDRPQPIGHGQTISQPYIVAFMTELLQVKPGMKVLEIGTGSGYQAAVLSEMGATVHTIERVRELYDAARKLLLQDLKYGRIKLRLDDGTLGWPQDAPFDRILVTAGGPEVPKPLTEQLAEGGRLLIPVGERRRNQELVLITKEKGELREERKGGVLFVDLVGQYGW is encoded by the coding sequence GGCGTGAGCGCATGGTCCGGGAACAGCTAGAGGCCAGAGGAATTCGGGATCAGGACGTCCTGCGCGCCATGCGCACCGTGCCCCGGCACCTCTTCGTTCAGGAAGCCTTGGCCTCCCAGGCCTATGATGACCGCCCACAACCCATTGGGCATGGGCAGACCATCTCCCAGCCGTACATTGTGGCCTTCATGACCGAACTCCTCCAAGTCAAACCAGGCATGAAGGTGCTGGAGATCGGCACAGGATCGGGATATCAGGCCGCTGTACTGTCTGAGATGGGTGCCACCGTTCATACCATAGAGCGGGTGCGCGAACTATATGATGCCGCCCGCAAGCTTCTTCTCCAGGACCTCAAGTATGGTCGTATTAAGTTGAGACTGGATGATGGTACACTTGGCTGGCCGCAGGATGCGCCTTTTGACCGCATTTTGGTAACAGCTGGCGGTCCCGAGGTTCCTAAGCCGCTTACCGAGCAGCTGGCCGAAGGAGGCCGCCTGCTTATCCCCGTGGGCGAGCGTCGTCGTAATCAGGAGTTGGTCTTGATCACCAAGGAGAAGGGTGAGTTGCGCGAGGAACGCAAGGGCGGAGTGCTGTTCGTGGATCTCGTGGGACAATACGGATGGTAA